One window of Quercus robur chromosome 5, dhQueRobu3.1, whole genome shotgun sequence genomic DNA carries:
- the LOC126726404 gene encoding probable methyltransferase At1g29790, translating to MGFTMSLNLLLLLAMVATNILSLYHLSSTLQTPKKPPTAAPLVPDHLIQQLHTIRSTINQLTRLQPTATAATTTATRSTTPSDLLLHSRLSPIASSCHNHADLLHKYMTYTPYSLCPPDSDSIAESLILRGCHPLPRRRCFSKTPPKPTSSLPHNPFPSSLPDQNVLWSDKNYSCSSFSCLVRSNPKLGFDPSREIERFTSYANELDLPIPQLFQIAKSANSALRLGLDIGGGTGTFAATMKLHNVTVITTTMNLGAPYNEAVALRGLVPLHVPLQQRLPVFDGVLDLVRCGHAVNRWIPATALEFLLYDVDRVLRSGGYLWLDHFFSKSVDLDKVYGPLIGKLGYKKVKWATGSKANSKYGEVYLTALLQKPGSK from the coding sequence ATGGGTTTCACCATGAGTCTGAACTTGCTGCTCCTCCTAGCCATGGTGGCTACAAACATCTTATCTCTCTACCACCTTTCCTCCACACTTCAGACCCCAAAGAAGCCCCCAACCGCTGCACCTCTTGTCCCTGACCACCTCATTCAGCAGCTCCACACCATACGCTCCACCATCAACCAACTCACGCGCCTCCAACCCACCGCCACCGCCGCCACAACCACAGCCACCAGATCAACCACCCCGTCAGATCTCCTCCTCCACTCCCGCCTCTCCCCAATCGCCTCATCTTGCCACAACCACGCTGACCTCCTCCACAAGTACATGACTTACACTCCTTACTCTCTCTGCCCACCGGACTCTGACTCCATCGCCGAGTCCCTCATCCTCCGCGGCTGCCACCCTCTCCCTCGCCGCCGCTGCTTCTCCAAAACCCCACCAAAACCCACTTCCTCTCTTCCCCATAACCCTTTCCCTTCTTCTCTTCCCGACCAAAACGTCCTCTGGTCTGACAAAAACTACTCTTGTAGCTCCTTCAGCTGCCTCGTTCGCTCAAACCCGAAACTTGGCTTCGACCCATCTCGCGAAATCGAGAGATTCACCTCCTACGCCAACGAGCTCGACCTCCCGATCCCGCAGCTGTTCCAGATTGCGAAATCGGCCAACTCCGCCCTCCGGCTCGGCCTCGACATCGGAGGCGGGACCGGGACTTTTGCCGCGACGATGAAGCTCCACAATGTGACTGTCATTACGACGACCATGAATTTAGGAGCTCCTTACAATGAGGCGGTGGCATTGAGGGGACTGGTGCCTCTGCACGTGCCGTTGCAGCAGAGGTTGCCGGTTTTCGACGGGGTGTTGGATCTGGTGCGGTGTGGACACGCCGTGAATAGGTGGATACCGGCGACGGCGCTGGAGTTCTTGCTTTATGATGTGGATAGAGTGTTGAGGAGTGGAGGGTACTTGTGGTTGGATCATTTCTTTAGCAAAAGTGTGGATCTTGATAAGGTTTATGGACCGTTGATTGGGAAGTTGGGGTACAAGAAAGTGAAGTGGGCAACTGGGAGTAAGGCCAATTCGAAGTATGGGGAGGTTTATTTGACTGCCCTCTTGCAAAAGCCTGGTTCCAAATGA
- the LOC126726405 gene encoding uncharacterized protein LOC126726405, translated as MADPELEAIRQRRMQELMGQHGAGNQQNSEQQNAQEEAKREAEERRQMMLSQILSAEARERLARIALVKPEKARGVEDVLLNAAQRGQIVEKVSEERLISLLEQINTQTTRQTKVTIQRRRSVLDDDD; from the exons ATG gcTGATCCTGAGTTAGAAGCAATCAGACAAAGAAGAATGCAGGAGCTTATGGGTCAACATGGTGCG GGGAATCAACAAAATTCTGAACAGCAGAATGCTCAGGAAGAGGCCAAGAG GGAGGCAGAGGAACGGAGGCAAATGATGCTTAGTCAGATTTTGTCAGCTGAAGCACGGGAAAGAC TTGCCCGAATTGCTTTGGTGAAACCTGAGAAAGCTAGAGGTGTTGAAGATGTGTTGCTAAATGCTGCTCAAAGGGGTCAGATAGTTGAGAAG GTTTCTGAAGAGAGGCTCATATCATTGCTGGAACAAATTAACACCCAAACGACTAGGCAAACCAAAGTCACA ATCCAGAGGCGTCGGAGTGTTCTTGATGACGATGATTAG